One genomic segment of Erysipelotrichaceae bacterium 66202529 includes these proteins:
- a CDS encoding DUF2087 domain-containing protein, with protein sequence MKNKNLDTFYQKMPFHIHQIPRKQEPRYMILTLAAAQLPDQALSEQELNAILKPMYEDFVELRRYLVDYGLLTRSRDGSCYHVVCPDLN encoded by the coding sequence ATGAAAAACAAAAATCTGGACACTTTTTATCAAAAGATGCCTTTTCACATTCATCAGATACCAAGGAAACAGGAGCCGCGGTATATGATACTGACCCTGGCAGCAGCGCAACTTCCCGATCAGGCGCTCAGCGAGCAGGAGCTGAATGCAATTTTAAAGCCCATGTATGAGGATTTTGTAGAGCTTCGCCGGTATCTGGTAGATTACGGCCTGTTAACACGAAGCAGGGATGGAAGTTGCTATCATGTTGTTTGTCCAGACCTTAACTAA